The following are encoded together in the Pseudomonas sediminis genome:
- the edd gene encoding phosphogluconate dehydratase, with protein sequence MHPRVVEVTERLVERSRATRQRYLEMIRAAASEGPQRGKLQCANFAHGVAGCSGDDKQTLRLMDAANVAIVSAYNDMLSAHQPYETFPEQIKQALRDLGSVGQFAGGVPAMCDGVTQGEPGMELGIASREVIAMSTAVALSHNMFDAALYLGVCDKIVPGLVMGALRFGHLPSMFVPAGPMTSGLSNKEKADVRQRYAEGKATRDELLAAEMAAYHGPGTCTFYGTANTNQLLMEVMGLHLPGASFINPGTPLRDELTREAAQQVTRLTKQSGQFMPIGEIVDERCLVNSIVALHATGGSTNHTLHMPAIARAAGILLTWQDMADLSEVVPTLAHVYPNGKADINHFQAAGGMAFLIRELLDAGLLHEEVNTVAGRGLSRYTREPFLEGGKLVWRDGPTESLEESVLRPVARPFSAEGGLRLMQGNLGRGVMKVSAVAPEHQVVEAPALVFEDQLDLVEAFKAGKLERDFVAVVRFQGPRSNGMPELHKMTPYLGVLQDRGFKVALVTDGRMSGASGKIPAAIHVCPESFDGGPLARVRDGDLIRVDGQSGELLLQVDEAEFASRQPAARPAPASGCGRELFAFMRHNFSTAEQGASVFTESLESLV encoded by the coding sequence ATGCACCCCCGCGTTGTTGAAGTTACCGAACGTCTTGTCGAGCGCAGCCGCGCCACGCGCCAGCGCTACCTGGAGATGATCCGTGCCGCCGCCAGCGAAGGGCCGCAGCGTGGCAAGCTGCAGTGCGCCAACTTCGCTCACGGTGTCGCCGGTTGCAGTGGTGACGACAAGCAGACCCTGCGCCTGATGGATGCCGCCAACGTGGCCATCGTTTCTGCTTACAACGACATGTTGTCGGCGCACCAGCCCTACGAGACCTTTCCCGAGCAGATCAAGCAGGCCCTGCGCGACCTGGGTTCGGTGGGCCAGTTCGCCGGTGGCGTACCGGCCATGTGCGATGGTGTGACGCAGGGCGAGCCGGGCATGGAACTGGGCATTGCCAGTCGCGAGGTGATTGCCATGTCCACTGCGGTGGCGCTGTCGCACAACATGTTCGACGCCGCGTTGTATCTGGGTGTGTGCGACAAGATCGTACCGGGCCTGGTGATGGGCGCGCTGCGTTTCGGTCATTTGCCGTCGATGTTCGTACCGGCCGGGCCGATGACCTCGGGCCTGTCCAACAAGGAGAAGGCCGATGTGCGTCAGCGTTACGCCGAAGGCAAGGCAACCCGCGACGAGCTGCTGGCAGCGGAAATGGCCGCCTACCACGGGCCGGGCACCTGTACCTTCTACGGCACGGCCAATACCAATCAACTGCTGATGGAGGTGATGGGCCTGCATCTGCCGGGCGCATCCTTCATCAATCCGGGCACGCCGCTGCGTGATGAGCTGACCCGTGAGGCCGCGCAGCAGGTCACGCGTCTGACCAAGCAGAGCGGTCAGTTCATGCCCATCGGCGAGATTGTCGACGAGCGCTGCCTGGTCAACTCCATCGTCGCCCTGCATGCCACCGGCGGCTCCACCAACCATACCCTGCACATGCCGGCCATCGCCCGCGCCGCCGGCATTCTGCTGACCTGGCAGGACATGGCCGATCTGTCCGAAGTGGTGCCGACCCTGGCGCACGTCTATCCCAATGGCAAGGCCGACATCAATCACTTCCAGGCTGCCGGCGGCATGGCCTTCCTGATCCGCGAGCTGCTCGACGCCGGGTTACTGCATGAAGAGGTCAATACCGTGGCTGGGCGCGGTCTGTCGCGCTACACCCGCGAGCCCTTCCTCGAGGGCGGCAAGCTGGTCTGGCGCGACGGACCGACCGAGAGCCTGGAGGAAAGCGTGCTGCGTCCCGTGGCGCGGCCGTTCTCGGCTGAAGGCGGCTTGCGCCTGATGCAGGGCAATCTCGGCCGTGGTGTGATGAAGGTGTCCGCGGTGGCGCCCGAGCATCAGGTGGTCGAGGCGCCAGCGTTGGTGTTCGAGGATCAGCTGGATCTGGTCGAAGCGTTCAAGGCCGGCAAGCTGGAGCGCGATTTCGTCGCCGTGGTGCGTTTCCAGGGGCCGCGCAGCAACGGTATGCCGGAGCTACACAAGATGACGCCATACCTGGGCGTGCTGCAGGATCGTGGTTTCAAGGTGGCGTTGGTCACCGACGGGCGCATGTCCGGTGCCTCGGGCAAGATTCCGGCGGCGATTCATGTCTGCCCAGAGTCCTTCGATGGCGGGCCGCTGGCGCGGGTGCGCGATGGCGATTTGATTCGCGTCGATGGTCAGAGCGGTGAACTGCTGCTGCAGGTCGACGAGGCCGAGTTCGCCTCGCGCCAGCCGGCGGCGCGGCCTGCTCCGGCCAGTGGTTGCGGGCGCGAGCTGTTCGCCTTCATGCGCCACAACTTCAGCACGGCGGAGCAGGGCGCCAGTGTCTTTACCGAGAGCCTCGAGTCGCTGGTCTGA
- the gap gene encoding type I glyceraldehyde-3-phosphate dehydrogenase, whose protein sequence is MTLRIAINGFGRIGRNVLRALYTQNYRQHLQVVAINDLGDSAINAHLLQYDSVHGHFPEEVKVDGESLWIKGDRIAVSAIRNPAELPWKTHQVDVVLECTGLFTERDKAAAHLAAGARKVLISAPAKGADATVVFGVNEQVLTPDMQIISNASCTTNCLAPVAQVLHRELGIEQGLMTTIHAYTNDQNLSDVYHSDLYRARSATQSMIPTKTGAAEAVGLVLPELAGKLTGMAVRVPVINVSLVDLTLQVKRETTAEEVNALLKAASERSQVLGYNALPLVSCDFNHNPLSSIFDANHTKLSGKLLKVMAWYDNEWGFSNRMLDNCLVLARLH, encoded by the coding sequence ATGACACTACGAATCGCCATCAATGGCTTCGGCCGCATCGGCCGCAACGTGCTACGCGCACTCTATACCCAGAATTATCGCCAGCACCTGCAAGTCGTGGCCATCAACGACCTGGGCGACAGCGCGATCAATGCCCACCTGCTGCAATATGACAGCGTCCACGGCCATTTCCCTGAAGAAGTTAAAGTCGACGGCGAAAGCCTGTGGATCAAGGGTGATCGCATCGCCGTCAGCGCCATTCGCAACCCGGCAGAGCTGCCCTGGAAAACCCATCAGGTCGATGTGGTGCTGGAATGCACCGGGCTGTTCACCGAACGGGACAAAGCCGCCGCGCACCTCGCCGCCGGAGCGCGCAAGGTGCTGATCTCCGCACCGGCCAAGGGCGCCGACGCCACCGTCGTATTTGGCGTCAACGAGCAGGTGCTGACGCCTGACATGCAGATCATCTCCAACGCATCCTGCACCACCAACTGTCTGGCGCCGGTGGCGCAGGTGCTGCACCGCGAGCTGGGCATCGAGCAGGGGCTGATGACCACCATCCACGCCTACACCAATGATCAGAACCTGTCCGACGTTTACCACAGCGACCTGTACCGCGCGCGCTCGGCGACCCAATCAATGATCCCGACCAAGACCGGTGCCGCCGAAGCCGTCGGTCTGGTGCTGCCGGAGCTGGCTGGCAAACTCACCGGCATGGCGGTTCGAGTGCCGGTGATCAACGTCTCGCTGGTCGACCTGACCCTGCAGGTCAAGCGCGAGACCACCGCCGAGGAAGTCAACGCCCTGCTCAAGGCTGCCAGCGAGAGGTCTCAGGTGCTGGGCTACAACGCGCTGCCGCTGGTGTCCTGCGACTTCAACCACAACCCGTTGTCATCGATCTTCGATGCCAACCACACCAAGCTCAGCGGCAAGCTGCTCAAGGTCATGGCCTGGTATGACAACGAGTGGGGCTTCTCCAACCGCATGCTGGACAACTGCCTGGTCCTGGCCCGCCTGCACTGA
- the rdgC gene encoding recombination-associated protein RdgC: MWFRNLLVYRLTQDIPFDAEALETALSSKPARPCASQELTTYGFTAPFGKGADAPLVHVSGDFLLIGARKEERILPGSVVRDALKEKVDEIENTQMRKVYKKERDQIKDEIVQTFLPRAFIRKSGTFAAIAPKQGLILVDSASAKKAEDLLSTLREAIGSLPVRPLSVKIAPTATLTDWLKNQSAAEGFFVLDECELRDTHEDGGVVRCKRQDLTSEEIQLHLSTGKQVTQLSLAWQDKLSFVLDDKLTIKRLRFEDVLQEQAEQDGGDDALAQQDASFILMMMTLVEFLPELFTALGGEEIPQGI, from the coding sequence ATGTGGTTTCGCAACCTGCTGGTTTACCGCCTCACCCAGGACATTCCTTTCGACGCCGAAGCGCTGGAGACCGCACTGTCCAGCAAACCGGCACGTCCCTGCGCCAGCCAGGAGCTGACCACCTACGGCTTCACCGCTCCCTTTGGCAAAGGCGCCGATGCCCCGCTGGTGCATGTCAGCGGCGATTTCCTGCTGATCGGTGCACGCAAGGAAGAACGCATCCTGCCGGGTTCGGTAGTGCGTGATGCGCTGAAGGAGAAGGTCGACGAGATCGAAAACACCCAGATGCGCAAGGTGTACAAGAAAGAGCGCGACCAGATCAAAGACGAGATCGTCCAGACCTTCCTGCCGCGCGCCTTCATCCGTAAATCCGGTACCTTCGCCGCCATCGCGCCGAAACAGGGCCTGATCCTGGTCGACAGCGCCAGCGCCAAGAAAGCTGAAGACCTGCTGTCTACCCTGCGTGAAGCCATCGGCTCGCTGCCGGTGCGCCCGCTGTCAGTGAAGATCGCACCGACCGCCACCCTCACCGACTGGCTGAAGAACCAGAGCGCCGCCGAAGGCTTCTTCGTGCTCGACGAGTGCGAGCTGCGTGACACCCACGAAGATGGCGGCGTGGTGCGCTGCAAGCGCCAGGACCTGACCAGCGAGGAAATCCAGCTGCACCTGTCCACTGGCAAGCAGGTCACCCAACTGTCGCTGGCCTGGCAGGACAAGCTGTCCTTCGTGCTCGACGACAAGCTGACCATCAAGCGCCTGCGCTTCGAAGACGTGCTGCAGGAGCAGGCCGAACAGGATGGCGGTGACGACGCCCTGGCTCAGCAGGACGCCAGCTTCATCCTGATGATGATGACCCTGGTGGAGTTCCTGCCGGAGCTGTTCACCGCGCTGGGCGGCGAAGAGATTCCGCAGGGGATCTGA
- the arfB gene encoding alternative ribosome rescue aminoacyl-tRNA hydrolase ArfB, translating to MLIVSNSVHLPDEEIELTAIRAQGAGGQNVNKVSSAVHLRFDSQASSLPPFYKERLLTLADSRITADGVVIIKAQQYRTQEQNRADALERLAELIRSAGKVEKKRRPTKPTLGSKKRRLDGKSKRGAIKAGRGKVDF from the coding sequence ATGCTGATCGTCTCCAACAGTGTTCACCTTCCCGATGAAGAAATCGAACTGACCGCCATCCGCGCCCAGGGCGCAGGTGGGCAGAACGTCAACAAGGTGTCCAGTGCCGTGCACCTGCGCTTCGACAGCCAGGCCTCGTCGTTGCCGCCTTTCTACAAGGAGCGTCTGCTGACGCTTGCGGATAGTCGTATCACCGCCGACGGGGTGGTGATCATCAAGGCGCAGCAGTACCGCACCCAGGAGCAGAATCGCGCCGACGCCCTCGAGCGTCTTGCCGAGTTGATTCGCAGTGCCGGCAAGGTGGAAAAGAAACGCCGCCCGACCAAACCGACCCTAGGCTCGAAGAAGCGTCGCCTGGACGGCAAGAGCAAGCGCGGCGCGATCAAGGCGGGGCGGGGCAAGGTGGATTTTTAG
- a CDS encoding methylglyoxal synthase: MSRISFTHAQLPARKRIALVAHDHCKGFLLDWCERQRDKLARHELVATGTTGLLLSKRLDLPVESMISGPLGGDQQIGARIAEQRVDMLVFFWDPFEPQPHDPDIKALLRVAAVWNIPVACNESSADYMLSSSLLEQQHEYRIPDYQAYLAARG, translated from the coding sequence ATGAGCCGCATCAGCTTCACCCATGCCCAATTGCCGGCGCGCAAGCGTATTGCCCTGGTGGCGCATGACCACTGCAAAGGCTTCCTACTGGACTGGTGCGAGCGTCAGCGCGACAAGCTGGCGCGCCATGAACTGGTGGCCACTGGCACCACCGGCCTGCTTCTGAGCAAACGTCTGGATCTGCCGGTGGAAAGCATGATCAGCGGACCGCTGGGTGGCGACCAGCAGATCGGCGCGCGCATCGCCGAGCAACGCGTGGACATGCTGGTGTTCTTCTGGGACCCCTTCGAACCACAGCCACACGACCCGGACATCAAGGCCCTGCTGCGTGTGGCGGCGGTGTGGAACATCCCGGTAGCGTGCAACGAGAGCAGTGCCGACTACATGCTCAGCAGCAGCCTGCTGGAGCAACAGCACGAGTATCGCATTCCCGACTATCAGGCTTATCTGGCGGCTCGCGGGTAG
- a CDS encoding metal-dependent hydrolase has protein sequence MDSITQAVLGASIQGALLGRWQGRKALLYGAMLATVPDLDVVMEYGDAVANMTYHRGFSHSLFVLSGFALLLTWLARRFRPHPGYSANRLLLTLWLVLITHPLLDAFTSYGTQLFWPLMPTPTAWSSLFIIDPLYTLPLIAAVLISLFTGLREQSWRVPAVALAVSTLYIGFSLAGKFMAEQRVERELARQGIQAEQLFTTPTPLNTLLWRVIVLDGEDYHEALVGWFDDQPPQLQRLPRGTHLREQLTASPMHQRLEWFTGGVLRYDQVGDRLIVTDLRLGMTGFHPFRFDFAHLEDGQWQVHERIDRLPFERGEVEHLALLFKRIWQPQLEIPLLAWAGELQKPLLTETRLH, from the coding sequence ATGGACTCCATAACCCAGGCGGTACTCGGCGCCAGCATCCAGGGCGCGTTGCTCGGCCGCTGGCAGGGGCGCAAGGCGCTGCTCTACGGCGCGATGCTCGCCACCGTTCCCGACCTGGATGTGGTCATGGAATACGGCGATGCCGTGGCCAACATGACCTACCACCGCGGTTTCAGCCACTCGCTGTTCGTCCTCAGCGGCTTTGCCCTGCTGCTGACCTGGCTGGCCAGGCGCTTTCGCCCTCACCCGGGTTACTCGGCCAATCGTTTATTGCTCACGCTGTGGCTGGTGCTGATCACCCACCCGCTGCTGGACGCCTTCACCAGCTACGGCACCCAGCTGTTCTGGCCGCTGATGCCAACGCCCACGGCCTGGTCGAGCCTGTTCATCATCGACCCGCTGTATACCCTGCCGTTGATTGCAGCGGTGCTGATCAGCCTGTTCACCGGGTTGCGCGAGCAGAGTTGGCGCGTACCGGCCGTGGCGCTGGCAGTCTCGACGCTGTACATCGGTTTCAGCCTGGCCGGCAAATTCATGGCCGAGCAGCGCGTGGAGCGCGAGCTGGCGCGCCAGGGCATCCAGGCCGAACAGCTGTTCACCACACCGACGCCACTCAATACGCTACTGTGGCGCGTCATCGTGCTCGATGGCGAGGACTATCACGAAGCCCTGGTCGGCTGGTTCGACGACCAGCCACCGCAACTGCAACGCCTGCCGCGCGGCACGCACCTGCGCGAGCAGTTGACGGCTTCGCCCATGCACCAGCGGCTGGAGTGGTTCACCGGCGGCGTGCTGCGCTACGACCAGGTCGGCGACCGACTGATCGTCACCGACCTGCGCCTAGGCATGACAGGTTTTCATCCTTTCCGCTTCGACTTTGCCCACTTGGAGGACGGCCAATGGCAGGTGCATGAACGCATCGACCGACTGCCCTTCGAACGCGGCGAGGTCGAACACCTGGCACTGCTGTTCAAACGCATCTGGCAACCGCAGCTGGAGATTCCATTGCTGGCCTGGGCTGGTGAGTTGCAGAAACCGCTTTTAACTGAGACTCGCTTGCACTAA
- a CDS encoding SEL1-like repeat protein, which produces MSRWLWQLRAQLGYWLARRLFHWPAALRQPRLWQWMQGQYGRMANLGDTAAQSFYGHILLFRGQGLGAREEGLRLLRLAANGGDGKAAYQLGVQALQGDTRQAPDASQAVRWWEMALAAGHPLAANRLSLLYRDGAPGLEPDPQAAERYAAMANQGLPSGR; this is translated from the coding sequence ATGTCTAGGTGGCTCTGGCAACTGCGCGCGCAACTGGGCTACTGGCTGGCCCGGCGTCTGTTTCACTGGCCGGCGGCGTTGCGTCAGCCGCGTCTGTGGCAATGGATGCAAGGCCAATACGGGCGCATGGCCAATCTCGGTGACACCGCTGCGCAGAGTTTCTACGGGCATATCCTGCTGTTTCGCGGCCAGGGCCTCGGTGCCCGCGAGGAAGGGCTGAGGTTGTTGAGACTGGCGGCCAATGGCGGTGACGGCAAGGCCGCCTATCAGTTAGGCGTGCAGGCGTTGCAGGGCGACACACGGCAAGCGCCGGATGCCTCGCAAGCAGTGCGTTGGTGGGAGATGGCCTTGGCTGCCGGTCATCCTCTGGCTGCCAACCGCCTGAGCCTGCTCTACCGCGACGGTGCCCCGGGACTTGAGCCGGACCCGCAAGCCGCAGAGCGCTATGCCGCCATGGCCAACCAGGGGCTTCCCTCAGGCCGCTGA
- a CDS encoding helix-turn-helix domain-containing protein has protein sequence MSVQIIARDGEPEYAVLPWADYQALLQAAGRQEVAATVAPSPTPAANRAPLAQLQTLREAKGLSAEALARSVGISPHYLAMIESGERQPDAAILRSLAWELGLVEGWS, from the coding sequence ATGAGTGTGCAAATCATTGCCCGTGACGGCGAGCCGGAATACGCCGTGCTGCCCTGGGCCGATTATCAGGCCTTGTTGCAAGCAGCAGGTCGCCAGGAGGTTGCCGCGACCGTTGCGCCATCGCCAACGCCTGCAGCCAATCGCGCACCTCTGGCGCAATTGCAAACGTTGCGCGAAGCCAAGGGCCTGAGCGCGGAAGCGCTGGCTCGCAGCGTCGGTATCAGCCCTCACTATCTAGCCATGATCGAAAGTGGCGAACGTCAACCCGACGCTGCGATTCTGCGTTCGTTGGCCTGGGAGCTGGGGTTGGTGGAGGGCTGGTCTTGA
- a CDS encoding bifunctional diguanylate cyclase/phosphodiesterase, with the protein MTVTEQLSALGNILAHGDLSSLFQPIVSLSEQRILGYEALTRGPSNSPLHSPLTLFAVARHAERLSELEMACRMSACRGFSAQGLDGKLFLNVSPESLLDPSHQPGRTLKLLQAFGIPPSQVVIELTEQSPTEDFALLDNALHHYRAMGFSIALDDLGAGYSSLRLWSELRPEYVKIDRHFIDGIHQDAVKREFVGSILKMAEASRAQVIAEGIELPEELAVLAEMGVDLVQGYLLSRPQEKPPRDARQLLPLVQSNQASLGEDSHDLSALLNDQPAVDQHTAIAEVLDVFRAQANLNSLAVLDAQRQPVGIVHRHSLSEALLKPFATDLFARKPISRLMSQDFLAVELTQSLQKVSRLLTSRARQRIEEDFIIIQNGRYLGLGRVIDVLKLITEQKLQQARHANPLTLLPGNVPIQQCLSRLLQQQREAAVCYVDLDSFKPFNDLYGYAKGDEVLLCLAQCLNDRVDPARDFVGHIGGDDFMLVLGSPDWREKLGKLIEEFQNQCRRFYRDEHLQAGCFIAHNRHGQRQEYALLSLSIGVVHVRTEDCAQLDASRLAELASDAKRQAKAVPGYSLHILEGSAA; encoded by the coding sequence ATGACCGTCACCGAGCAGTTGAGCGCGCTGGGCAACATCCTCGCTCACGGCGACCTCAGTAGCCTGTTCCAGCCTATCGTCTCGCTGTCCGAACAGCGCATCCTCGGCTATGAGGCACTGACCCGTGGCCCTTCCAACAGTCCACTGCACTCGCCATTGACGCTGTTCGCTGTCGCCCGTCACGCAGAGCGCCTGAGCGAGCTGGAAATGGCTTGCCGCATGAGTGCCTGCAGAGGCTTCAGCGCACAGGGCCTGGACGGTAAGCTGTTTCTCAACGTCTCGCCGGAGTCGCTGCTCGACCCCAGCCACCAACCAGGGCGCACCCTGAAATTGCTGCAGGCTTTCGGCATCCCACCCAGCCAGGTGGTGATCGAACTCACCGAACAGTCGCCCACCGAAGACTTCGCCCTGCTCGACAACGCCCTGCACCACTACCGTGCCATGGGCTTTTCCATCGCTCTGGACGACCTCGGTGCTGGTTACTCCAGCCTGCGCCTGTGGTCGGAACTGCGCCCGGAGTACGTGAAGATCGACCGCCACTTCATCGATGGCATTCATCAGGATGCAGTGAAGCGCGAGTTCGTCGGCTCGATCCTGAAAATGGCCGAAGCGTCGCGGGCCCAGGTGATTGCCGAAGGGATCGAGCTGCCCGAAGAACTGGCTGTACTGGCGGAAATGGGGGTCGACCTGGTGCAGGGCTACCTGCTCAGCAGGCCGCAGGAAAAACCGCCACGCGATGCCCGCCAACTGCTGCCCCTGGTGCAAAGCAATCAAGCCAGCCTCGGTGAAGACAGCCATGACCTCAGTGCCCTGCTCAACGACCAACCCGCAGTCGACCAGCACACAGCCATCGCCGAGGTATTGGACGTCTTCCGTGCCCAGGCCAACCTCAACTCCCTGGCGGTACTGGATGCGCAGCGTCAGCCGGTGGGTATCGTCCACCGCCACTCGCTGTCCGAAGCGCTGCTAAAGCCCTTCGCCACCGACCTGTTCGCACGCAAACCCATCAGCCGCCTGATGAGCCAGGATTTTCTTGCCGTGGAGCTGACGCAGTCACTGCAGAAGGTCAGTCGCCTGCTCACCAGCCGTGCACGCCAGCGTATCGAGGAAGACTTCATCATCATCCAGAACGGCCGCTATCTGGGCCTGGGCAGGGTCATCGACGTGCTCAAACTGATCACCGAGCAAAAGCTGCAGCAGGCGCGTCACGCCAACCCGCTGACCCTGCTGCCAGGCAACGTGCCGATCCAGCAATGCCTGAGTCGCCTGCTGCAACAGCAGCGCGAAGCTGCGGTGTGCTACGTGGATCTCGATAGTTTCAAACCCTTCAACGATCTCTACGGCTACGCCAAGGGCGACGAGGTATTGCTGTGCCTGGCGCAATGCCTGAACGATCGGGTCGACCCGGCACGCGACTTCGTCGGGCATATCGGCGGCGACGACTTCATGCTGGTGCTCGGCTCCCCCGACTGGCGCGAAAAGCTCGGCAAACTGATCGAGGAATTCCAGAATCAGTGCCGACGCTTCTACCGTGACGAGCATCTGCAGGCCGGCTGCTTCATCGCCCACAACCGCCACGGGCAACGCCAGGAGTACGCGCTGCTGTCACTGTCAATCGGCGTGGTACACGTGAGAACGGAAGACTGCGCGCAGCTCGATGCCTCGCGTCTGGCCGAACTGGCCTCCGATGCCAAGCGCCAGGCCAAGGCCGTGCCTGGCTACAGCCTGCATATACTCGAAGGCTCAGCGGCCTGA
- a CDS encoding FKBP-type peptidyl-prolyl cis-trans isomerase: MKQHRLAAAVALVGLVLAGCDSQTSEVELKSPAQKASYGIGLNMGRSLSEEGMDDLDSKAVAQGIEDALAKKEPRIKDEDMVEAFSFLQNRAEERMTALNKEAAEAGKKFLEENGKREGVVTTASGLQYEVVKKTDGAQPKESDVVTVHYEGKLTDGSVFDSSVARGSPIDLPVGGVIPGWVEGLQLMHVGEKYKLYIPSELAYGEQSPSPAIPANSVLVFDLELIGIKDQAAAEPTEQ; encoded by the coding sequence ATGAAACAGCATCGTTTGGCGGCAGCAGTCGCTCTGGTGGGCCTGGTGCTTGCCGGTTGCGATTCGCAAACCAGCGAAGTCGAACTCAAGAGCCCGGCGCAAAAAGCCTCCTACGGCATCGGCCTGAACATGGGTCGTAGTCTGTCCGAGGAAGGCATGGACGATCTGGATTCCAAGGCCGTCGCTCAGGGTATCGAGGACGCGCTGGCGAAGAAGGAGCCGCGCATCAAGGACGAAGATATGGTCGAGGCCTTCTCCTTCCTGCAGAACCGTGCTGAAGAGCGCATGACTGCGCTGAACAAGGAAGCCGCTGAAGCCGGCAAGAAATTCCTTGAAGAGAACGGCAAGCGCGAAGGTGTTGTCACCACCGCTTCTGGCCTGCAGTACGAAGTAGTCAAGAAAACCGACGGTGCCCAGCCGAAGGAAAGCGACGTAGTGACCGTTCACTACGAAGGCAAACTGACCGACGGCAGCGTGTTCGATAGTTCCGTTGCTCGTGGCAGCCCCATCGACCTGCCGGTCGGCGGCGTGATCCCGGGTTGGGTCGAGGGTCTGCAACTGATGCATGTTGGCGAGAAGTACAAACTGTACATCCCCAGCGAGCTGGCCTACGGCGAGCAGAGCCCGTCTCCAGCCATCCCGGCCAACTCGGTACTGGTATTTGATCTGGAACTGATCGGCATCAAGGATCAGGCCGCCGCCGAGCCGACCGAGCAGTAA
- a CDS encoding YkvA family protein — protein MKTPWKLTRYLPLAARFLREGRLPELLRDLADKRTPQGQRFAALKEDLQLLRALSLAWFKGEYRQISSQALLMVVAALLYFITPFDAIPDWLVGVGFVDDLAVLAWVMRTWHGELEAFKAWRDRQSPERLALIEQLPAAERVDPLHS, from the coding sequence ATGAAAACTCCCTGGAAATTGACGCGTTACCTGCCGCTGGCTGCCCGCTTTCTGCGTGAAGGCCGGTTACCGGAGTTGCTCCGCGATCTGGCAGACAAGCGCACACCGCAAGGACAACGCTTCGCCGCCCTCAAAGAGGACCTGCAACTGCTGCGTGCACTCAGCCTGGCCTGGTTCAAGGGTGAGTACCGGCAGATCAGCAGTCAGGCGCTGTTGATGGTGGTGGCTGCTCTGCTGTACTTCATCACCCCGTTCGATGCCATTCCCGACTGGCTGGTTGGGGTCGGTTTCGTCGATGACCTGGCCGTGCTGGCCTGGGTGATGCGCACCTGGCATGGCGAGCTCGAAGCGTTCAAGGCGTGGCGCGACAGGCAGAGTCCGGAGCGCCTGGCGCTGATTGAGCAGTTACCGGCTGCGGAGCGGGTCGATCCGCTGCATTCCTGA